From the genome of Helicobacter sp. 12S02232-10, one region includes:
- a CDS encoding DUF1353 domain-containing protein, producing the protein MTTHITENNNLRSSLKAEIYWRHKDGMMVILLEPIEYAAKSGKNIVVPKGFRSDGATIPKIFWWLLSPFEDYSKCCILHDYLCDKFHQGELKRSYCDKIFLEAMESAGIKKSTRITLYLAVRLYAKIKRYK; encoded by the coding sequence ATGACTACTCATATTACTGAAAATAACAATCTTCGCTCCTCTTTAAAGGCTGAAATTTATTGGAGGCACAAGGATGGGATGATGGTCATTCTTTTAGAGCCGATTGAATACGCTGCCAAATCGGGAAAAAACATCGTTGTCCCCAAAGGATTCAGGAGTGATGGGGCAACCATTCCTAAGATTTTTTGGTGGCTGCTCTCCCCATTTGAGGATTACAGCAAGTGCTGCATTCTGCACGATTATTTGTGCGATAAATTCCATCAGGGAGAGCTTAAAAGGAGCTATTGCGACAAAATATTTTTAGAAGCGATGGAGTCTGCAGGGATCAAAAAAAGCACGAGAATCACGTTGTATTTAGCTGTTAGGCTGTATGCAAAAATTAAAAGATATAAATAA
- a CDS encoding RCC1 domain-containing protein — translation MTEDQYSELKNKFEELLSLKGANITENTQILGEYTNILKGDLKDLVRDFERAHSQKSIRLLKNVNAYRSILYQEVYKDAIGKISSYGDIFISGGDINRSGSGRGLIPSGFSRLPIPLGVEIEDVIGGHGSFYAKEKDSSSMWVWGNNSQGCLGLGHNLVVPIPKEVSFGFKIKKIVSKSYSASFQFVLVLLEDGSVWGAGRNTEGQLGIGNTIDSNRFVQISTISNIVNIWAGSNFVSGAFALDNTGKLYAWGWNGNGCLGLGHNSTPVLKPTLVSGLEDVTEVYHYTKDDSGWRGNTFVQKGKKEIYGCGYNGQRQLNQDDLNDRSAFTKVIGLGAEIAKFIGGTCYNTCFIVSTDGYVVAWGHGNYGFGDNRSGNNLKNGDSPISIKNIETQPYNYQAFFAQDFYNFFYSFGYNNNALGLGHNNNVRTFERMQIPQNIEDFMLASVWESERAFIATDGKRLYACGTAYDGNINYTTSVAQPQLIAQL, via the coding sequence ATGACAGAAGATCAATACAGCGAACTAAAAAATAAGTTTGAAGAGCTGCTTTCACTTAAAGGCGCCAACATCACAGAAAATACCCAGATTCTGGGTGAATATACCAATATACTAAAGGGAGACCTCAAGGATTTAGTGAGGGATTTTGAAAGAGCTCACAGCCAAAAGAGTATTCGACTCTTAAAAAACGTGAATGCTTATCGTTCCATCCTTTATCAAGAGGTCTATAAGGACGCTATTGGAAAAATCTCCAGCTATGGGGATATCTTTATCAGCGGCGGGGATATCAATCGCAGCGGTTCGGGCAGGGGGTTGATCCCTTCGGGATTTTCACGTCTTCCCATCCCGCTTGGGGTTGAGATAGAAGATGTGATCGGGGGACATGGGAGCTTTTATGCCAAAGAAAAAGATTCCAGCTCTATGTGGGTGTGGGGCAACAATTCTCAAGGCTGTCTTGGACTTGGGCACAATCTGGTTGTTCCTATCCCCAAAGAGGTGAGCTTCGGCTTTAAAATCAAAAAAATTGTGAGCAAAAGTTACTCAGCTTCTTTTCAGTTCGTCTTGGTACTTTTAGAAGACGGGAGTGTTTGGGGAGCGGGCAGAAACACCGAAGGGCAGCTTGGAATCGGCAACACCATCGATTCCAATCGTTTTGTTCAGATTTCTACTATCAGCAACATTGTGAATATCTGGGCGGGTAGCAACTTTGTGAGCGGGGCTTTTGCGCTTGATAACACAGGCAAACTTTACGCTTGGGGGTGGAATGGGAACGGCTGTCTGGGATTGGGACACAACAGCACTCCCGTGCTCAAACCCACGCTTGTTTCAGGTCTTGAAGATGTAACCGAAGTCTATCACTACACAAAAGACGATTCAGGGTGGCGTGGCAATACCTTTGTGCAAAAAGGAAAAAAAGAGATTTATGGTTGTGGCTATAACGGACAGCGCCAACTCAACCAAGATGATCTTAACGACAGGAGTGCTTTCACTAAAGTCATCGGTTTGGGTGCGGAAATCGCCAAGTTCATCGGGGGAACCTGTTATAACACCTGCTTTATTGTTTCAACCGACGGCTATGTTGTGGCTTGGGGACACGGCAATTATGGCTTTGGGGATAATCGAAGCGGGAATAACCTAAAGAATGGGGATTCCCCAATCAGTATTAAGAATATTGAAACCCAACCCTATAACTATCAAGCCTTTTTTGCGCAAGATTTTTATAACTTTTTTTATAGCTTTGGCTATAACAACAACGCCTTGGGCTTGGGTCATAATAATAATGTAAGAACTTTTGAAAGAATGCAAATCCCTCAAAATATAGAGGACTTTATGCTCGCATCCGTTTGGGAGAGCGAGCGAGCATTTATAGCCACTGATGGGAAGAGACTCTATGCTTGTGGCACTGCCTATGATGGCAACATTAATTACACCACCAGTGTGGCTCAACCCCAACTAATCGCTCAGCTTTGA